Proteins encoded by one window of Panicum virgatum strain AP13 chromosome 7N, P.virgatum_v5, whole genome shotgun sequence:
- the LOC120683132 gene encoding uracil-DNA glycosylase, mitochondrial-like isoform X2, with the protein MAPFPPTPTAPKTIADFFVRPAKRLRAAAPAAASASLSSSSSLSPEQRRRADTNLALARARRNLRLAESRAKASGGAAKLEELLVEETWVEALDGELRKPYALELCRFVTHERLHGPLPVYPPQHLVFHALNTTPFHRVKAVIIGQGVLMLNTVLTVREHQANSHAKKGWEEFTDAVIKTISQKKSGLVFLLWGNSAQSKTRLIDGTKHHILKSAHPSGLSANRGFFGCRHFSKTNQILEKLGLSAIDWQL; encoded by the exons ATGGCGCCGTTCCCTCCCACCCCGACCGCGCCCAAAACCATCGCCGACTTCTTCGTGCGCCCCGCCaagcgcctccgcgccgccgctcccgccgcggcgagcgcatccctctcctcctcctcctcgctctcgccggagcagcgccgccgcgccgacacCAACCTCgcgctcgcccgcgcgcgccgcaaCCTCCGTCTCGCCGAGTCCAGAGCCAAAG CGTCGGGGGGCGCCGCGAAGCTGGAGGAGCTCCTCGTGGAGGAGACGTGGGTGGAGGCGCTGGACGGGGAGCTGCGCAAGCCCTACGCGCTCGAGCTCTGCCGCTTCGTCACCCACGAGCGGCTGCACGGCCCGCTGCCCGTCTATCCGCCGCAGCACCTCGTCTTCCACGCGCTCAACACCACCCCGTTCCACCGCGTCAAGGCTGTCATCATTGGCCAG GGTGTTCTTATGCTCAATACTGTACTAACTG TGAGGGAGCATCAAGCAAACTCACATGCCAAGAAAGGATGGGAGGAGTTTACTGATGCTGTTATTAAGACCATATCACAAAAGAAATCAGGGCTAGTCTTTCTTCTTTGGGGAAATTCTGCTCAATCAAAGACAAG ATTGATTGACGGAACAAAACACCACATTTTGAAATCAGCTCACCCCTCAGGCCTGTCTGCAAACCGAGGTTTCTTTGGATGCAG GCACTTCTCCAAAACAAATCAGATCCTAGAGAAGCTGGGACTATCTGCAATCGATTGGCAGCTATAG
- the LOC120683132 gene encoding uracil-DNA glycosylase, mitochondrial-like isoform X1 — MAPFPPTPTAPKTIADFFVRPAKRLRAAAPAAASASLSSSSSLSPEQRRRADTNLALARARRNLRLAESRAKASGGAAKLEELLVEETWVEALDGELRKPYALELCRFVTHERLHGPLPVYPPQHLVFHALNTTPFHRVKAVIIGQDPYHGPGQAMGLSFSVPEGIKKPSSLGNIFKELEKDLGCTVPSHGNLERWAVQGVLMLNTVLTVREHQANSHAKKGWEEFTDAVIKTISQKKSGLVFLLWGNSAQSKTRLIDGTKHHILKSAHPSGLSANRGFFGCRHFSKTNQILEKLGLSAIDWQL; from the exons ATGGCGCCGTTCCCTCCCACCCCGACCGCGCCCAAAACCATCGCCGACTTCTTCGTGCGCCCCGCCaagcgcctccgcgccgccgctcccgccgcggcgagcgcatccctctcctcctcctcctcgctctcgccggagcagcgccgccgcgccgacacCAACCTCgcgctcgcccgcgcgcgccgcaaCCTCCGTCTCGCCGAGTCCAGAGCCAAAG CGTCGGGGGGCGCCGCGAAGCTGGAGGAGCTCCTCGTGGAGGAGACGTGGGTGGAGGCGCTGGACGGGGAGCTGCGCAAGCCCTACGCGCTCGAGCTCTGCCGCTTCGTCACCCACGAGCGGCTGCACGGCCCGCTGCCCGTCTATCCGCCGCAGCACCTCGTCTTCCACGCGCTCAACACCACCCCGTTCCACCGCGTCAAGGCTGTCATCATTGGCCAG GATCCATATCATGGCCCTGGTCAGGCCATGGGATTATCTTTCTCAGTACCAGAGGGGATAAAAAAACCTTCCAGCTTAGGTAACATATTTAAAGAGCTGGAAAAAGACCTAGGTTGCACTGTGCCATCGCATGGAAATTTGGAAAGATGGGCTGTGCAG GGTGTTCTTATGCTCAATACTGTACTAACTG TGAGGGAGCATCAAGCAAACTCACATGCCAAGAAAGGATGGGAGGAGTTTACTGATGCTGTTATTAAGACCATATCACAAAAGAAATCAGGGCTAGTCTTTCTTCTTTGGGGAAATTCTGCTCAATCAAAGACAAG ATTGATTGACGGAACAAAACACCACATTTTGAAATCAGCTCACCCCTCAGGCCTGTCTGCAAACCGAGGTTTCTTTGGATGCAG GCACTTCTCCAAAACAAATCAGATCCTAGAGAAGCTGGGACTATCTGCAATCGATTGGCAGCTATAG
- the LOC120683567 gene encoding mavicyanin-like, translating into MANLVSLALLLALLGALCRSTDATAFEVGGDDGWVVPPATDGGMYNQWASKNRFLVGDSVHFKYKEDSVLVVTEDDYSNCRATHPIFFSNNDDTEVELDRPGLFYFISGVTGHCERGQRMTVRVVGQGAPPPSPLAPPAPPSPPSPSAAAPGTSALAGAIAAAAMALPVIMLTV; encoded by the exons ATGGCGAATCTCGTCTCACTCGCactcctcctcgccctcctcgGCGCATTGTGCCGCAGCACCGACGCCACGGCCTTCGAggtcggcggcgacgacgggtgGGTCGTGCCTCCCGCTACCGACGGCGGCATGTACAACCAGTGGGCGTCCAAGAACCGCTTCCTCGTCGGCGACAGCGTCC ATTTCAAGTACAAGGAGGACTCGGTGCTGGTGGTGACGGAGGACGACTACAGCAACTGCCGCGCGACGCACCCCATCTTCTTCTCCAACAACGACGACACGGAGGTGGAGCTGGACCGCCCGGGCCTCTTCTACTTCATCAGCGGCGTCACGGGGCACTGCGAGCGCGGCCAGCGGATGACCGTCAGGGTCGTCGGCCAGGGCGCGCCCCCGCCGTCGCCCCTGGCTCCCCCGGCCCCTCCTAGCCCGCCaagccccagcgccgccgcgccaggcaccagcgcgctcgccggcgccatcgccgccgcggcgatggCGCTGCCGGTCATCATGCTCACCGTCTAA
- the LOC120683563 gene encoding protein BPS1, chloroplastic-like codes for MFLTQKCSSLLPPNHHHSDAAPPKASRQRKQQQLLTAKAACFDAALAARLRGLLPGPAPSSPLAALARLADLLALTLAEAAPALAGEGDAAAVAAHLDAGVALLDACNAITARLERLRRRRLLARFALHLLSSSPADGRERARADRDDRSSSSPPPPLPSLPFDQPRGRLSAAARVLVAVSAVSSLAAAAAAAVLGEAFLDAAAFPRVSGGDFPWAEPFNAVSGQLAAYSAASEVDAIDEAVQRLASVLDGEDDEAAVRAAAQEVERRTEELTARLDRLSDAVNGVFRAALGLRNAELGSFTVGPAGKTCA; via the coding sequence ATGTTCCTCACCCAGAAGTGCAGCTCGCTCCTCCCGCCCAACCACCACCACTcggacgccgcgccgcccaaGGCCAGCCGCCagcggaagcagcagcagctgctgacGGCCAAGGCGGCCTGCTTCGACGCGGCGCTGGCCGCGCGCCTCCGGGGCCTGCTGCCGGGTCCGGCGCCCTCCTCCCCGCTCGCGGCGCTCGCGCGGCTCGCCGACCTCCTCGCGCTCACgctcgcggaggcggcgcccgcgctcgccggcgagggggacgcggccgccgtcgcggcgcaCCTCGACGCCGGCGTCGCGCTCCTCGACGCCTGCAACGCCATCACCGCGCGCCtcgagcgcctccgccgccgccgcctcctcgcccgcTTCGCGCTGCACCTGctctcgtcgtcgccggccgacgggcgcgagcgcgcgcgcgcggaccGCGACGACCGCAGCTCGTCGTCCCCTCCGCCCCCGCTCCCCTCCCTCCCGTTCGACCAGCCCCGCGgccgcctctccgccgccgcgcgcgtcctTGTCGCCGTGAGCGCCGTCTCCTccctggccgccgcggccgcggccgccgtcctcGGAGAAGCCTTCCTCGACGCGGCCGCCTTCCCCCGCGTCTCCGGCGGCGACTTCCCCTGGGCGGAACCCTTCAACGCCGTGTCCGGCCAGCTCGCCGCCTACAGCGCCGCCAGCGAAGTGGACGCCATCGACGAGGCCGTCCAGAGGCTCGCGTCGGTGCtcgacggcgaggacgacgaggcggcggtgcgcgccgcGGCGCAGGAGGTGGAGAGGCGCACGGAGGAGCTGACGGCGCGGCTGGACCGCCTGTCGGACGCCGTCAACGGCGTGTTCCGCGCGGCGCTGGGCCTCCGCAACGCCGAGCTCGGCAGCTTCACGGTCGGACCCGCCGGGAAGACGTGTGCGTag
- the LOC120682994 gene encoding small glutamine-rich tetratricopeptide repeat-containing protein 2-like codes for MAVAAAVAGLGVTTTHRSCCLASAHRRTQHRRRRPAPPRASGVVEVRVCTNRTCARQGGREVLAALAGLAPPRVVVDSCGCLGRCGAGPNVAASVGGSAAVFGHVGTAARGAQLLEHLLGAAEFDAAAGLSALAAREKAEAALEKGSAAEAEGLLNEVIGLNACGGMHLVYRSRSKARLAIGDISGALEDAEEAIRISPKFTQAHLLRGDALLAMGEYCAAENAYEDALDLDPSIRRSNSFKARVERLREKLVSATNP; via the exons ATGGCGGTGGCTGCGGCGGTTGCGGGACTGGGAGTGACCACGACCCACCGTTCCTGCTGCCTCGCCTCCGCTCACCGGAGGACTCAgcatcgccgccggcgtcctgctCCTCCGCGCGCTTCGGGAGTAGTGGAGGTGCGGGTCTGCACGAACCGCACGTGCGCGCGGCAGGGCGGGCGCGAGGTCCTCGCTGCGCTAGCGGGCCTCGCGCCCCCGCGCGTCGTCGTGGACTCCTGCGGGTGCCTCGGCCGCTGCGGCGCGGGGCCCAACGTCGCCGCCTCCGTCGGCGGGAGCGCCGCGGTGTTTGGTCAcgtgggcacggcggcgcgcggcgcgcagctcctggAGCACCTCCTCGGCGCTGCGGAGTTCGACGCGGCTGCGGGGctctccgcgctcgccgcgcgggAGAAGGCCGAGGCTGCCCTTGAGAAGGGAAGCGCGGCTGAAGCGGAAGGCCTCCTGAATGAG GTTATTGGGCTCAACGCTTGTGGTGGTATGCATTTGGTGTACAGGAGCAG GTCTAAGGCGAGACTAGCAATAGGGGATATCTCTGGTGCGCTTGAGGATGCCGAGGAAGCAATAAGAATATCCCCCAAATTTACTCAG GCTCACTTGTTACGAGGGGATGCGCTTCTTGCAATGGGTGAATATTGTGCTGCAGAAAATGCTTATGAAGATGcgttggatcttgatccctcTATTCGCCGGTCCAACTCTTTCAAG GCCCGCGTGGAAAGGCTACGTGAGAAGCTTGTCAGTGCCACTAATCCATAG
- the LOC120682992 gene encoding vacuolar protein sorting-associated protein 41 homolog: MSTARRAHPPLQNGAGGDDGDDERDEEEEEEEDGDGELEDEAEEEEPRLKYQRLGGSVPAILSTDAAASIAVADRMVALGTHNGTLHILDFQGNQVKEIAAHTATINDISFDADGEYIGSCSDDGTVAISSLFTDEKLKFEYHRPMKAIALDPNYSRNYRRFATGGLAGQVLVLTKKTWGGYHKKVLRDGEGPIHSMKWRADLLAWANNAGVKVHDMKTDKGIAFIERPKGIPRPEFLLPHLVWQDDTVLVIGWGTSVKIAAIRTDLSQGLNGIQRTIAAVGSEKYVDIVGSFQTGYHISGIAPFGDLLVVLAYIPDEDEKEKKISTSVTPRQGTAQRPEIHLVSWKNDEVTTDALPIHGYEHYKAKDYALAHAPFSGSSNAGGQWAAGDEPLYYIVSPKDIVVAKPRDAEDHIAWLLQHDCHEKALAAVEAGQGRTELLDEVGSRYLDHLIIERKYAEAAQRCPKLLRGSPSAWERWVFHFAHLRQLPVLVPYIPTENPQLSDTAYEVALVALTTNPSFHELLLTTVKNWPPMLFSASPVISAIEPQLNSSSMTDTLKEALAELYVINSQHDKALSLYAELLKPEVFEFIEKYNLHDSIHDKIVNLMILDSKRTVHLLIQHRDIIPPYEVVEQLLHTNKNCDKRYFLHLYLHALFEIDIHAGKDFHDMQVELYADYEPRMLLPFLRSSQHYRLDKAYEIFAQRELVREQVFVLGRMGNAKEALSTIINKLENIEEAVEFVMDQHDDELWEELIRQCLQKPEMVGMLLEHTVGNLDPLYIVSLVPDGLEIPRLRDRLVKIVTDYRTETSLRNGCNDILKADCVNLLVKYYHEARRGVYMASMDEEVHGNRVDDGSSRASERSSSVRALDIKSRTRCGARCCLCFDPLHIQDISVIVFYCCHAYHLSCLEGGLDLMRSNSNQDSDNGSDDEDGSPSGESRMRCVLCTTAAA, translated from the exons ATGTCCACCGCGAGGCGCGCCCACCCGCCGCTGCAGAACGGCGCTGGGGGCGACGACGGGGACGACGAgcgggacgaggaggaggaggaggaggaggacggcgatgGGGAATTGGAGgatgaggcggaggaggaggagccgcggcTCAAGTACCAGCGGCTGGGCGGGAGCGTGCCGGCGATCCTCTCCACCGATGCCGCCGCGtccatcgccgtcgccgaccgCATGGTCGCGCTCGGCACCCACAACGGCACCCTCCACATCCTCGACTTCCAGGGCAATCAG GTGAAGGAAATTGCTGCCCACACAGCAACTATCAATGACATCAGTTTTGATGCAGACGGTGAATATATAGGCAGTTGCTCAGATGATGGCACAGTAGCAATAAGCAGCCTCTTCACTGATGAAAAACTGAAGTTTGAGTACCATCGCCCGATGAAAGCAATTGCTCTAGACCCTAATTATTCCCGGAACTATAGGAGATTTGCTACTGGTGGATTAGCAGGTCAAGTACTTGTGCTGACAAAGAAAACTTGGGGTGGTTACCATAAGAAG GTTCTGCGTGATGGTGAAGGGCCAATCCATTCTATGAAGTGGAGAGCAGACCTGCTTGCTTGGGCTAATAATGCGGGGGTGAAAGTGCATGACATGAAAACAGACAAAGGAATTGCATTCATAGAGCGACCAAAAGGCATTCCTCGGCCAGAATTCTTACTTCCCCACCTAGTATGGCAG GATGATACAGTCTTAGTTATTGGATGGGGAACAAGTGTCAAGATCGCAGCAATTCGAACAGATTTATCTCAGGGACTCAATGGCATACAAAGGACCATCGCCGCAGTAGGTTCTGAGAAGTATGTAGATATTGTGGGTTCATTCCAAACAGGCTACCACATATCTGGGATTGCTCCTTTTGGCGACCTTTTAGTTGTGCTTGCCTATATTCCCGACGaggatgaaaaagagaaaaaaattagtACTTCTGTTACTCCACGACAG GGAACTGCACAGCGTCCAGAAATTCATCTTGTAtcatggaaaaatgatgaagttaCCACAGATGCTCTGCCTATTCATGGTTATGAACATTACAAGGCAAAGGATTATGCTCTTGCGCATGCACCTTTCTCAG GAAGTAGCAATGCAGGTGGACAGTGGGCTGCTGGTGACGAACCTTTGTATTACATTGTGTCTCCTAAGGATATTGTGGTTGCAAAACCAAG AGATGCTGAAGATCATATTGCTTGGCTTCTTCAACATGATTGTCATGAAAAAGCATTGGCTGCTGTTGAGGCAGGGCAAGGGCGGACTGAGCTTCTTGATGAG GTGGGTTCAAGATACCTAGACCACTTGATAATTGAAAGAAAATATGCTGAAGCTGCTCAACGCTGTCCAAAGTTGCTGCGAGGATCTCCTTCAGCATGGGAGAG ATGGGTCTTTCACTTTGCTCATCTCCGGCAACTTCCTGTTTTGGTCCCTTATATACCTACAGAAAATCCTCAGCTGAGTGATACTGCGTATGAG GTTGCCCTTGTTGCTCTAACTACCAATCCTTCTTTCCATGAACTTCTGCTAACCACTGTAAAAAATTGGCCACCTATGTTATTCTCAGCTTCACCTGTCATATCTGCCATTGAGCCACAGCTGAACTCATCATCGATGACTGATACATTGAAAGAG GCGTTAGCTGAATTGTATGTAATCAATAGTCAACATGATAAGGCACTTTCCCTGTATGCTGAA CTCCTGAAGCCAGAAGTATTCGAGTTTATTGAGAAGTACAACTTGCATGATTCCATTCATGATAAG ATCGTCAATCTTATGATACTGGATAGTAAAAGAACTGTTCACCTACTGATCCAACATCGTGATATCATTCCCCCATATGAAGTTGTGGAGCAGTTGCTGCATACCAATAAAAATTGTGACAAGAGATATTTTTTGCACCTATATTTGCATGCTCTATTTGAGATAGATATACATGCTGGAAAAGACTTTCATGATATGCAG GTGGAGCTTTATGCAGACTACGAGCCAAGGATGCTACTACCCTTCCTCCGTTCTAGTCAGCATTACAGGCTTGACAAG GCATATGAAATCTTTGCACAAAGGGAACTTGTAAGGGAGCAGGTTTTTGTCCTTGGTCGAATGGGCAATGCTAAGGAAGCTCTTTCAACAATTATAAACAAACTGGAAAACATTGAGGAG GCTGTTGAATTTGTTATGGACCAACATGATGATGAACTATGGGAGGAACTGATTAGACAATGCCTCCAGAAGCCTGAAATG GTTGGGATGCTATTGGAACATACCGTTGGCAATCTTGATCCTCTGTACATAGTCAGTTTGGTTCCTGATGGGTTAGAAATTCCTCG GTTGCGGGATCGGCTTGTGAAAATTGTAACGGACTACCGGACAGAAACTTCGCTGCGAAATGGATGCAATGATATACTTAAG GCTGACTGTGTGAACCTTTTGGTTAAATACTACCATGAGGCTCGACGTGGAGTTTACATGGCAAGCATGGACGAGGAGGTACATGGAAACAGGGTTGATGATGGATCATCCCGAGCAAGTGAGAGATCATCCAGTGTCCGGGCTCTAGATATTAAGTCCAGAACGAGATGTGGTGCCCGGTGTTGCTTATGCTTCGATCCTTTGCACATTCAGGACATATCCGTCATTGTGTTCTACTGCTGCCATGCATATCATCTGTCATGCCTGGAAGGTGGGTTAGACTTAATGAGATCAAACAGTAATCAAGATAGCGACAATGGCTCAGACGATGAGGATGGTTCCCCGTCTGGCGAGTCTCGTATGCGCTGTGTATTGTGCACTACTGCTGCTGCATAA